Part of the Lolium rigidum isolate FL_2022 chromosome 6, APGP_CSIRO_Lrig_0.1, whole genome shotgun sequence genome, TATGTGCCGGATCCGGCGTGCAGTTGCCGAACACAGTTTTGGGCCGCGCCAACCGTCGGAATCTATTTGGAGGCACCTATGCGAACCCATTTTCGATGGCCCTTTTGAGAGGCATTCGACGGCGGCCAATGAAGATGCTCTTACTTAGGCTTATGAAATTTCCTTGGAATATGTACCACGCATGGGATCTCCAAAGAAACCGGAAATTTAACACACATACTGAGCTTGGATATGGTGGCGCCTGGCGCGTCCTACGGCATGTCTGTCCGGAAGGCGACGCCATTTTTTGTTGCATAGCAAATTGGTCCCAGCATTGGATATTTTTGGTATGGGATTGATATCTTAGAAAAAGGCACATGAGTAGTCGAGCATGCAGATACTTCTAGATCttgccaaaagaaaaaaaggaaaaaatcctACAGCCAGAGAGGCATGCCCTGAGCTCCATCCCGTGGTGGCAGCAAGCACGCCCCGGTGGCCCTACCAGCAACGCTGAGCTGCTGATTCGGATGACAAGGAGAGTGTGATCCCCAAAAGCAAGCGACCAGGAAGTCCGGCCGCGGCTACGTGGCGCCTATCTCCGCGGAGATGAGGTTGCTTCAACGTGTGGCCTCTTGCTTGCTTGCTCGCGTCAACTAGATAGATATTTTCTCTTTTCTCCTCTGCCTATTTTGGTTCCATTTCCACTTGGTATTGATCGGATCGTATATGTATGTATGGGCGTTCTCTTGTCCCGTTGCGTCGTAGCTGTGCCGTAGGGGCCACGATCTTTTACTTGGACGATCAAACGTGGTACCAGTCGACCATCATTGCTGCCGTGGAAACTCTTTCTTGCGACTTGTCATGTAAACCCACTGTGAGGAGTGCCGTTACAACAGGGTACTACTCCTTGTCATCTTTAACGTACGTAGTTTCGACTTGAAAAAGAATGAAAGCTTTATAAGTCATGTGTATTTGCTGTAACATCTCTTTTTTAGCCTGTAGGATAATCCATCTTATGCTTCAAACATTATAACACAATGGAACATGACGTCTAATGACCTCGAAAATTATCGGGAGAAAGAAGACACTAAGGACATGTGCAGTGGCAAGCGCTAGTGCAGACGCTTAAACAAAGGAAAACGAGAAAATTAATCCTAGCGACTCACGAAGAGTCCACGACTCCAACGGCAGGCTCCAATCTCGGCGCTTTTTCCTCTAACAACTTGCGTCCGATTTTAGTGCCACAGGCGTGTTTTCAAGGAAGCGTCCGACACATTGTTTTGCGTCGATACGTCTAATTAAGCGCCTACTAGCCAAGATTGCAAGAAACAACTGCCGATCGACGGGATTGAACTCCTGGCGTCTACAAATAAGCGCTTGCGTTGTACTTGCCCTAACTGTAGTGATTCTCCAGAATTAAAGATGACAATTGTGACTACATCCACAAAAACCCCAATGCCAATTGCTACtacccctccgatccataataatcgTCGGGATTTTAGTTCAAATTACACCGACACTTATTACACATGGAATGGAGCACGATATGCGCTTTCAGCGCCGAGCTTCTGCTAAGTGTATACACCTCCCCGTTTGATCATTACTTCAATACTCAAACAGAACCTACCTTAGCATTTTATATACGATGAGCATGTAGCATTTTATATaacaaaaattagtttctattaccTATAGTTTTTCTTGAAAATGGAAGCACCCATCCGTTTGAAAATGGAGATAATTTATTACACGCCTTTCAAACTAATTCAATATGCATGTTCATAAATTGATCtcattcctctctctctctctctctctctctctccaacagTAGCACACTATTTGTTCACCGGCAATGAAAATttcaatcttttctaaaaggaaaAATCTTTACAAGACAAGATAGAGCTAGTTGGACCAAAGCATAATTTCCAACAAACCAGAACCTGTATCCATGAATCGAGCACATTTTCTTTGTCAAAATCTACGATATTATTTTTTTCACTGGTAAAGTGCTGGGCACACGCCCCTCCATAAATTAAGGAACGAAACCATCCCCACAGAGAAAAGGAGCGCGCACACACACCCCAGTAGTAGCAGAAGCAAGAACCGAGACGGGAGAACGGAAGAGCGCAAATTCCTTATCTCCTGCGGGGGCAGCACGCCATGGCCACCGCGGTCGTCCACCTCTCCGTCCACGGCCGCCTCCGCCGCTTCCCGGAGATCGTCTCTCAGACGTGCTACCGACCCTCGCTCCTCCGCTGCCGCGCGTTCAAGCAGGAGACCGGCGGCGACGATGAGAagccgtcgtcgccaccgccgaaGCGCAGGAAGGGACCGCTGTACAAGCTGAAGGCGGCGATGCAGGGGCTCGCGGGGtcccggtcggcggcggcggaggtgtacGGCGGGCAGTACGAGCGCGCGGTCGAGAAGGCCGAGGAGATCTTCTTCTCTGTAAGCTCCGTTCGCCAACCATCGACCCCGGCCCTTGCCATATGCGTCTGCTCTAAATTATATGGTTCATTATGTCAATTGATCGGTTCTTCGCTGCTTATCAATTTGAGCCGCATGCGTGCAAGAATTGCTCCGTCATATGCTGAAAGCGATAGCTCATCTGTTTCAGGCCATAATTCTACCAGCACCGGCACAATCGATGTGTTCGGCGCTGATCAGCGTGTTCTGAATACACGGCTTGCTATTATAGAATTCGGTTATGCTAATTTCTCGGTTTCCTGAATTCTTGCTAAATCGTAGTCCCCTAAAACTGCACATTATGAACCTAGAGTTGCAGTGTGGAAGGTGTGCCCAGTGAAGTTTTCCAGTCATGTGGTCTAGGCTTAAAATGGGCCATGTTACCTCTTTGCATGCTTAACAGCAAGGATTTTATCTTCTTATTTTCTGAAACAGATCACACATCTGCACTCATTTACTTAAACATAGATGATTTGTGTTAACTCATTTGCTTCTCCTCTCAGGTTGCTACCCAGGTAGGCAGATACGTTATCACTATGACAAGCAGTGGTGTTGTACTTGCAGTTGGATTTCAGTTATCAGGTCAGTCATCTACTCATGTACAATCTGCTGcattccttttgttcttcctttttctttgtttCATATACATCCCTCATGGGGTTTCAGTTAATAATGTAGCTACCTTTGTTATTAGGTGGAGACAGCCAAACAAATGCGCTAATTTGGTATAGCTGGCTTGGTGGAGTAATTATCGGCACAATGTTAGGTGCAAACAGTGTCCTAGAGGAACACTGCAAAGCTGGACCCCGCAATGTTGTCATAACCGGAAGGTAGCTTATTTTACATTCTCTTCTAACATGCCATGTGAATCTTTTGCCAGGAAGTAGTGTGCATACTTTCAATATAGAGTAAAATAGATGATGTAAGATAATGAATTGTATCCTAGATATGTTGATAAAAAAATGTTATTTCACTCCAATATTTTCTTTCTATGTATAGCATAAGTTGAGTATAATAGTCTTGAAGTATGTCTTCTTTGAAATAATATAATTGATGGATGTTGTTTCGTGGATCTGACACCTCACTGGTTGTTATTCATGTTTGCAATCAACATTGACCCCTGTAGTTCGATTTTGACAGCACAAGAGGGCTAGGGAAAGCACTTGCTCGGGAGTTTCTTCTTTCTGGAGACCGTGTTGTAGTTGCTTCCCGCAGGTAGTAGTCACTCATCAACATAATGCTCAAAGTTTAGTTCATTGCTATGTCTTAGTTTTCTTAACTATCTTTGGGTTTATTTGGCAGCCCTGAATCAGTTATTCAGACCATtgatgagctggaagagaacATCAAGGAGGGCTTGTCAGTTGCCaaaaagaaacaaagagaaacttTATTACAGGCTAAGGTTGTTGGCACATCTTGTGATGTTTGCAAACCGGAAGATGTGAAAAAGCTGGTAAACTTCGCTGTTGAAGAGCTGGGTTCAATTGATATTTGGGTACGTAATTCTGTACATATGTCGCATCTTTCTGTATTTTACCCAGGAATCACATACTGATAACTTTGCCTGCTTGTACAATGTTATTTTATTCTGTATTGTTACATTGTCTACTGCTCTAAATACGTGTCCTTTCTTAATTTATCTACAGATAAATAATGCTGGCACAAACAAAGGTTTTAGGCCACTAGTAAATTTTTCAGATGAAGATATTACCCAGGTTTGTTAGTTGATATCGTCTACCTGCTCATATTTCCCCCTTTCAACAACAGGAGTCATATTACTAGGTTGATCATGCTTGATCATCCGATCTGATTTCAGTATTCCTTACTGTTTTCTGGCTTTATTTGCAGATTGTCTCAACAAACCTAGTTGGTTCTTTGCTCTGCACCAGAGAAGCTATGGATGTCATGCAATACCAAGAAAAGGGAGGTCATGTATTCAACATGGATGGTGCAGGATCTGGAGGATCAAGCACACCATTGACAGCTGTGTAAGTAACTCAGCCCTTTTAATTCTCTGCTATTTTTCTGACATGTACATTGTAGAGACAATGTGTCC contains:
- the LOC124667037 gene encoding probable chlorophyll(ide) b reductase NYC1, chloroplastic, whose product is MATAVVHLSVHGRLRRFPEIVSQTCYRPSLLRCRAFKQETGGDDEKPSSPPPKRRKGPLYKLKAAMQGLAGSRSAAAEVYGGQYERAVEKAEEIFFSVATQVGRYVITMTSSGVVLAVGFQLSGGDSQTNALIWYSWLGGVIIGTMLGANSVLEEHCKAGPRNVVITGSTRGLGKALAREFLLSGDRVVVASRSPESVIQTIDELEENIKEGLSVAKKKQRETLLQAKVVGTSCDVCKPEDVKKLVNFAVEELGSIDIWINNAGTNKGFRPLVNFSDEDITQIVSTNLVGSLLCTREAMDVMQYQEKGGHVFNMDGAGSGGSSTPLTAVYGSTKCGLRQFQASLMKESRRSKVGVHTASPGMVLTDLLLSGSSLQNKKVFNIICELPETVARTLVPRMRVVKGSGKAVNYLTPPRILLALVTAWVRRGRWFDEEGRAVYAAEADRIRNWAESRARFSFTDAMEMYTETTWVSVFSLSVVCAFIMLSSSGGPFPGT